A stretch of the Mycobacterium sp. ITM-2016-00317 genome encodes the following:
- a CDS encoding mycofactocin-coupled SDR family oxidoreductase, which produces MGRVQGKVAFITGAARGQGRSHAVRLAEEGADIIAVDFCEDFETIGYPMATPDDLEETAAFVEKTGQRIVTAKADVREAAQLRAALEAGLSEFGKVDIVVAQAGIAGMKGQPPLQAWTDVINTNLVGTLNAIQVALPHLKEGASIVATASAAALMDAHNKPNPGSDPGGMAYMVSKRMISSYVHDLATELAVRGIRANVIHPTNCNTDMLQSPPMYKSFRPDLENPTRADAEPVFSVQQAMKVNYIEPEDISNAVLWLASDEARYVTGMQLRVDAGGYLKWYDYHV; this is translated from the coding sequence ATGGGACGCGTTCAAGGCAAGGTCGCCTTCATCACGGGGGCGGCACGCGGTCAGGGCCGCAGCCATGCCGTCCGGCTCGCCGAGGAGGGCGCCGACATCATCGCAGTGGACTTCTGCGAGGACTTCGAGACCATCGGTTATCCGATGGCCACCCCCGATGACCTCGAAGAAACCGCGGCGTTCGTCGAGAAGACCGGTCAGCGCATCGTCACCGCCAAGGCCGACGTGCGCGAGGCCGCGCAGCTGCGCGCCGCGCTGGAGGCGGGGCTCTCCGAGTTCGGCAAGGTCGACATCGTGGTCGCCCAGGCGGGTATCGCCGGCATGAAAGGCCAACCCCCGCTTCAGGCGTGGACCGATGTCATCAACACCAACCTGGTGGGCACCCTCAACGCCATCCAGGTCGCCCTGCCCCACCTGAAGGAAGGGGCCTCGATCGTCGCGACCGCGTCGGCCGCGGCGTTGATGGATGCGCACAACAAGCCGAACCCAGGCAGCGACCCGGGCGGCATGGCCTACATGGTGTCCAAGCGGATGATCTCGTCCTACGTGCACGACCTGGCCACCGAACTGGCCGTGCGCGGTATCCGGGCCAACGTCATCCATCCGACCAACTGCAACACCGACATGCTGCAGAGCCCGCCGATGTACAAGTCGTTCCGGCCCGATCTGGAGAATCCGACCCGCGCCGACGCCGAGCCGGTCTTCAGCGTGCAGCAGGCCATGAAGGTCAACTACATCGAGCCCGAGGACATCAGCAACGCGGTGCTGTGGCTGGCCTCTGACGAGGCCCGTTACGTCACCGGAATGCAGTTGCGAGTCGACGCCGGCGGCTATCTCAAGTGGTACGACTACCACGTCTGA
- a CDS encoding ferredoxin, translating into MKVRVDSGRCQGHTLCSMIAPDSFELSDIDGTASPVNEIVPDDQRDAVREAAQSCPEQAISVDE; encoded by the coding sequence GTGAAGGTTCGGGTTGATTCCGGACGGTGCCAGGGACACACGCTGTGTTCGATGATCGCGCCGGATTCCTTTGAGCTCAGCGACATCGACGGGACCGCATCGCCGGTCAACGAGATCGTCCCGGACGATCAGCGCGACGCCGTGCGGGAGGCCGCACAGTCGTGCCCGGAACAGGCGATCTCGGTCGACGAGTGA
- a CDS encoding cytochrome P450 translates to MSVDDVVNGTADDSRKKNTYYFDRHTPEYRLQFEKITEEMQAKCPIAWSETYNGHWVAADSKHVFELARCPAVSNHHDISGETPFQGITIPKASRATVVRGGILEMDEPEHSAYRGALNPYLSPAAIKRWEPFIDEITRAALDEHIESGRIDFVDHLANVVPAVFTLAMMGIKLDKWNVYSEPTHASVYTPEHAPEREKINEQHREMGIDLITNMMEIRENPRPGLVNALLQLRIDGEPAPDMEILGNLGLIIGGGFDTTTALTAHALEWLGEHPDERDRLSRERDTLLHPATEEFLRFFTPAPGDGRTFADDVEVEGQQFKQFERLWLSWAMANRDPSVFERPNDVVLDRKGNRHFSFGIGVHRCVGSNVARTVFKSMLTAVLDRMPDYVCDPEGTVHYDTIGVIQGMRNLPATFTPSKPLGPGLDETIEKLQRICDEQELARPITERKETAVID, encoded by the coding sequence TTGAGTGTCGACGACGTCGTGAACGGCACCGCCGACGACAGCCGCAAGAAGAACACGTACTACTTCGACCGGCACACCCCCGAATACCGGCTGCAGTTCGAGAAGATCACCGAAGAGATGCAGGCCAAGTGCCCGATCGCGTGGTCGGAGACCTACAACGGGCACTGGGTGGCCGCCGACAGCAAGCACGTGTTCGAACTCGCCCGCTGCCCTGCTGTCTCGAACCATCACGACATCTCGGGTGAGACGCCGTTCCAGGGCATCACGATCCCGAAGGCCAGTCGCGCCACCGTTGTTCGCGGCGGCATCCTGGAGATGGACGAGCCCGAGCACAGCGCCTATCGCGGCGCGCTGAACCCCTACCTGTCCCCCGCGGCGATCAAGCGCTGGGAACCGTTCATCGACGAGATCACCCGCGCCGCGCTCGACGAGCACATCGAGTCGGGCCGGATCGATTTCGTCGACCATCTCGCCAATGTGGTGCCCGCGGTGTTCACGCTGGCGATGATGGGCATCAAGCTGGACAAGTGGAACGTCTACAGCGAGCCCACACACGCGTCGGTGTACACCCCTGAGCATGCGCCGGAACGCGAGAAGATCAACGAGCAGCACCGCGAAATGGGCATCGATCTCATCACCAACATGATGGAGATCCGCGAGAACCCGCGCCCCGGTCTGGTGAATGCGTTGCTGCAGTTGCGCATCGACGGTGAGCCCGCACCGGACATGGAGATCCTGGGCAACCTCGGATTGATCATCGGCGGCGGTTTCGACACCACCACCGCGCTGACCGCGCACGCACTGGAGTGGTTGGGCGAGCACCCCGACGAGCGGGACCGGCTGAGCCGGGAGCGGGACACTCTGCTGCATCCGGCCACCGAGGAGTTCCTGCGGTTCTTCACGCCGGCTCCCGGGGACGGCCGCACGTTCGCCGACGACGTCGAGGTCGAGGGTCAACAGTTCAAGCAATTCGAGCGGCTGTGGTTGTCCTGGGCGATGGCCAACCGCGACCCGTCGGTGTTCGAGCGGCCGAACGACGTGGTTCTTGACCGCAAAGGTAACCGGCACTTCAGCTTCGGCATCGGTGTGCACCGCTGCGTCGGCTCCAACGTCGCGCGCACGGTGTTCAAGTCGATGCTGACCGCGGTGCTGGACCGGATGCCCGACTATGTGTGCGACCCCGAGGGCACGGTGCACTACGACACCATCGGCGTCATCCAGGGCATGCGCAACTTGCCTGCGACGTTCACCCCCAGCAAGCCGCTGGGCCCCGGCCTGGACGAGACGATCGAGAAGCTGCAGCGGATCTGCGACGAACAGGAACTCGCGCGGCCCATCACCGAGCGCAAAGAAACCGCCGTTATCGACTAG
- a CDS encoding DUF1214 domain-containing protein, with the protein MAYGDGPDDAALRRAWETFCHQLTAAGQQIFKEHNPVDGLQRVDALRFLTQNLGQAFDLALETRNTKYPVLHEFCGPTRKLGGDCADFTYQQAWIDGDSTYRISGERGTARFFNITVQGRRPDGPGVLHEPFGDVPEANLSAAELSTDRDGAFEVYVGGQARAQNWLPTTPESRKLFVRQGFDSWDEIPARLGIERVDMAEPKPLPTAGQMVEAIGWAGDFLTGLMRDWPEFPFTYGGVDAEHPNRFPRITSDDGDAKRGRAAVNMHWVLSPDEALIIEFDAHDGLWSLTNMGVFFNSMDFLYRPVSYTPSRTSVDADGKIRLILAHTDPGYHNWIDTQGFGRGNLTYRHMLDGAPVTLHTRVVKQSDLAHVLPAGTATVTAHERTAQMWARFTAIRQRYSSL; encoded by the coding sequence GTGGCCTATGGAGACGGACCGGACGACGCCGCGCTGCGCCGTGCCTGGGAGACGTTCTGCCATCAGCTGACAGCGGCGGGTCAGCAGATCTTCAAGGAGCACAACCCGGTCGACGGGCTGCAGCGTGTCGACGCGCTACGGTTCCTCACCCAGAACCTGGGCCAGGCCTTCGACCTGGCATTGGAGACTCGAAACACGAAATATCCGGTCCTGCACGAGTTCTGCGGACCGACGCGCAAGTTGGGAGGTGACTGCGCGGACTTCACCTATCAACAGGCCTGGATCGACGGGGATTCGACCTACCGCATCTCCGGAGAGCGGGGGACGGCACGGTTCTTCAATATCACCGTGCAGGGTCGGCGCCCGGACGGGCCGGGGGTGCTGCACGAACCGTTCGGCGACGTGCCCGAGGCCAACCTGTCCGCGGCGGAACTCTCCACCGACCGGGACGGGGCATTCGAGGTGTACGTCGGCGGCCAGGCCCGGGCCCAGAACTGGCTGCCCACCACGCCGGAATCGCGGAAACTGTTCGTCCGCCAGGGGTTCGACTCCTGGGACGAAATCCCGGCTCGCCTCGGCATCGAGCGGGTCGACATGGCCGAACCCAAGCCCTTGCCCACTGCGGGGCAGATGGTCGAGGCGATCGGGTGGGCCGGAGACTTCCTGACGGGTCTGATGCGGGACTGGCCCGAGTTTCCCTTCACCTACGGGGGAGTGGACGCCGAACACCCGAACCGCTTCCCGCGCATCACCTCCGATGACGGCGACGCCAAGCGTGGGCGGGCCGCGGTGAACATGCACTGGGTCCTCTCGCCGGACGAAGCCCTCATCATCGAGTTCGACGCCCACGACGGACTGTGGTCTCTGACCAACATGGGCGTGTTCTTCAACAGCATGGACTTCTTGTATCGCCCGGTCAGCTACACGCCGAGCCGGACGAGCGTCGACGCCGACGGCAAGATCCGGCTCATCCTCGCCCACACCGACCCCGGCTATCACAACTGGATCGACACCCAGGGCTTCGGGCGGGGCAATCTCACCTACCGGCACATGCTCGACGGGGCGCCCGTGACGCTGCACACCAGGGTCGTCAAACAGTCCGACCTGGCGCATGTGTTACCGGCCGGGACCGCAACCGTCACCGCGCACGAGCGGACCGCGCAGATGTGGGCCCGGTTCACCGCGATACGGCAGCGCTACTCGTCGCTCTGA
- a CDS encoding TIM barrel protein, with the protein MTAAVDPRLSVHSVTFHGAGPAELRHAWEALGVSRLSLIDDQLFDPALTDVISAQGYSVESVFHLFSSADGLRRVIEAAARADARVIYMLTGGRGEFSWEQAAGRFCEAVQPCLEDARQAGVALAVENASGLYADIHIAHTLRDTIELAESAGLGICIDLFHCWTEAHLGSLLDRALPRTQLIQLSDHVLGDRALPARAVPGDGAIPIGTVVSHALAGGYAHGFDLELIGPRIADEGSLAASRRACSVVSEMLSDIEKGR; encoded by the coding sequence ATGACCGCTGCGGTGGACCCGCGACTGTCGGTGCATTCGGTCACTTTTCACGGCGCCGGACCCGCCGAGCTGCGTCACGCGTGGGAGGCGCTCGGGGTCAGTCGCCTCAGCCTGATCGACGATCAACTGTTCGACCCCGCGCTCACCGACGTCATCTCGGCACAGGGCTACTCCGTGGAGTCGGTCTTCCACCTGTTCAGCTCGGCCGACGGCTTGCGGCGGGTCATCGAAGCGGCGGCGAGGGCGGACGCGAGAGTGATCTACATGCTGACCGGCGGTCGCGGAGAATTCAGCTGGGAGCAGGCGGCCGGCCGCTTCTGCGAAGCTGTGCAACCGTGTCTTGAGGACGCGCGTCAGGCGGGTGTCGCGTTGGCGGTCGAGAACGCATCGGGTCTCTATGCCGACATTCACATCGCCCACACGCTGCGCGACACGATCGAGTTGGCCGAATCGGCGGGGCTGGGCATCTGTATCGACCTGTTCCACTGCTGGACCGAGGCGCATCTGGGCTCCCTGCTCGACCGCGCGCTGCCGCGGACCCAGCTGATCCAACTCAGCGATCATGTGCTCGGCGACAGGGCCCTACCCGCGCGCGCTGTTCCCGGGGACGGCGCGATCCCGATCGGGACGGTGGTGTCGCACGCGCTGGCCGGCGGCTATGCACACGGATTCGACTTGGAGCTGATCGGTCCGCGAATCGCCGACGAGGGTTCCCTCGCGGCATCTCGGCGAGCGTGTTCAGTGGTGTCGGAGATGCTGTCCGACATCGAGAAGGGTCGGTAG
- a CDS encoding sulfotransferase: MTQKLDATALLARAQDETGLDDYGDPTLPERFAVAVEHLNALGMDEDGHRRAADVCHWLLTTRLEFFEDRKRFPIADEVIDRPMFVTGEPRSGTTLMHALMSVDPDARALRFWEVMYPSPPPGRAGPDDRRRALADADWREINTMLPKWLHSHPYNDMLGDGLPEDERTWAFDFRVMTPTAWWRVPMQTVVGGLPTDAVAQYRIHKAMLQQFQYQRPQKYWVLKGFHGFRLTELFDAYPDASLVWLHRDPVQVAASRTMMMADILEGLVGPVDLRAAAKKHLELTRAGIANTMTSPAVSDPRIRHVRYTDFVAKPVATVRDYYTFAGRTLTAEAEASMRDYLASNKGDRHGKFRYSTSLLTDIGEDLQALHEEFRPFRERFGVEIENRD, translated from the coding sequence ATGACGCAGAAGCTGGACGCCACGGCACTTCTCGCTCGTGCACAGGATGAGACCGGATTGGACGACTACGGCGACCCGACACTGCCTGAGCGTTTCGCGGTCGCGGTGGAGCACCTCAACGCACTGGGAATGGATGAGGACGGCCACCGCCGGGCCGCCGACGTGTGCCACTGGCTGTTGACCACACGGTTGGAATTCTTCGAGGACAGGAAACGCTTTCCGATTGCCGACGAGGTGATCGACAGGCCGATGTTCGTTACCGGAGAACCCCGTTCCGGCACGACGCTGATGCACGCGTTGATGTCGGTGGACCCTGATGCCCGGGCGCTGCGGTTCTGGGAGGTGATGTACCCGTCCCCGCCGCCTGGACGTGCCGGGCCCGACGACCGGCGGCGTGCGCTGGCCGACGCCGACTGGCGTGAGATCAACACGATGCTCCCGAAGTGGCTGCACAGTCACCCGTACAACGACATGCTCGGCGACGGGCTGCCTGAGGACGAACGCACCTGGGCGTTCGACTTCCGCGTGATGACACCGACGGCGTGGTGGCGGGTGCCGATGCAGACCGTGGTCGGTGGGCTGCCGACCGACGCGGTCGCCCAGTACCGCATCCACAAGGCGATGCTGCAGCAATTCCAGTATCAGCGACCGCAGAAGTACTGGGTGTTGAAAGGTTTCCACGGGTTCCGGTTGACGGAGTTGTTCGACGCCTATCCCGATGCCAGCCTGGTGTGGCTGCACCGTGATCCGGTGCAGGTGGCCGCATCCCGCACGATGATGATGGCCGACATACTCGAAGGTCTCGTCGGACCGGTCGACCTGCGCGCGGCGGCGAAAAAGCATCTGGAACTCACACGAGCCGGAATCGCGAACACCATGACGAGCCCCGCGGTGAGTGACCCGCGGATCCGGCATGTCAGATACACCGACTTTGTCGCCAAGCCCGTCGCGACGGTGCGGGACTACTACACTTTCGCCGGCCGGACCCTGACTGCAGAGGCCGAGGCGAGTATGCGCGACTACCTCGCGTCGAACAAAGGGGACCGGCACGGGAAGTTCCGGTACTCGACCAGCCTTCTCACCGACATCGGTGAGGACCTCCAAGCGCTGCACGAGGAGTTCCGGCCCTTCCGGGAGAGGTTCGGCGTCGAGATCGAGAACCGTGACTGA
- a CDS encoding LLM class flavin-dependent oxidoreductase — MKVQPAAFLRTTLPLDLGQLAQLDSGRYHSIWLPDHMVSFWPDSIWTPEFTDLATASPSPHRHLDGMAVAAAAAVLTENVPLATSVVDTVRRHPASLAQSALTIDHLSKGRFILGLGSGERENILPYGFEFSRPVGRFEEALHVIRLLWESDGPVDFEGTFYRLHNARLDTEPYDSRFPPIWIGASGPRSLDIAGRYADGWWPAGAWTPDDYAEKLTRVRSSAEKAGRDPDQITPCFIQVCLMGRDESALAEVLQAPLVKSFLLQVSADVLRRFGFEHPMGPHWNGFHDVDPAVLTRDRIVEFLGRVEPEMVLALVPHGTPRQVARVIKDYVDAGLRVPKILDYSAMAGLGHAAASAGNVREAEDELMMLCGAVE; from the coding sequence ATGAAGGTCCAGCCCGCCGCGTTCCTGCGGACCACGCTGCCGCTGGACCTCGGGCAGCTCGCACAACTCGACAGCGGCCGGTACCACTCCATCTGGCTGCCCGACCATATGGTGAGTTTCTGGCCGGACTCGATCTGGACGCCCGAGTTCACGGATCTCGCCACCGCCTCGCCGTCCCCGCACCGTCACCTCGACGGCATGGCCGTGGCCGCAGCCGCGGCCGTCCTGACCGAGAACGTGCCGCTGGCCACCAGCGTCGTGGACACCGTGCGACGGCACCCGGCCAGCCTGGCGCAGAGCGCACTGACCATCGACCACCTGTCCAAGGGGCGGTTCATCCTCGGGCTGGGCAGCGGTGAGCGCGAGAATATCCTGCCGTACGGGTTCGAGTTCAGCCGTCCCGTCGGACGTTTCGAGGAAGCACTGCACGTCATCCGGCTGTTGTGGGAGAGCGACGGACCCGTCGACTTCGAGGGGACGTTCTACCGGCTGCACAACGCGCGGCTCGACACCGAGCCGTACGACAGCCGGTTCCCCCCGATCTGGATAGGCGCCAGCGGCCCGAGGTCGCTGGACATCGCCGGCCGATATGCGGACGGGTGGTGGCCGGCTGGAGCGTGGACACCCGACGACTATGCCGAAAAGCTCACGCGGGTGCGATCTTCTGCGGAGAAGGCCGGCCGTGACCCAGACCAGATCACGCCGTGCTTCATCCAGGTCTGCCTCATGGGCCGCGACGAGTCCGCACTCGCGGAGGTCCTGCAGGCTCCGCTGGTCAAATCGTTCCTGTTGCAGGTCTCCGCAGACGTGTTGCGCAGGTTCGGTTTCGAACATCCGATGGGGCCCCACTGGAACGGGTTCCACGACGTCGACCCCGCAGTCCTGACCCGGGACCGCATCGTCGAATTTCTCGGCCGCGTCGAGCCGGAGATGGTCCTGGCCCTGGTGCCACACGGGACGCCGAGACAGGTGGCCCGCGTCATCAAGGACTACGTCGATGCTGGTCTGCGAGTTCCGAAGATCCTCGATTATTCGGCGATGGCCGGCCTCGGGCACGCCGCAGCCTCGGCGGGCAACGTCAGGGAGGCAGAGGACGAGTTGATGATGCTGTGCGGGGCGGTCGAATGA
- a CDS encoding acyl-CoA dehydrogenase family protein, producing MQLAFDTDVEEFRAEFSAFLDEHTPSAAETLERPRSVSHMPQWARDWQRLLFDNGWLLPAQPPEFGGRNASVLQTFVHAEELCRRRIYHSFNPQGVNIIAASLLTFGTDEQKHQWAVPVLRGERTASLGMSEPSAGSDLASLRTKAVRDGNHFVVNGQKVWTSGAHDADFLLTFVRTDPDAPKHKGISVLLIPTDLEGVVCLPFADMTGIDNLDFNEVFFTDVRVPVENLVGPLHGGWGVANGSLGHERTMMWLGFADRIANCIADFEPRTALERDALATSIMDYEALRLLGSVGIAKAARGEVDVASVSIPKLLGAEAEQRIEGLALEAAGPEGLVHPATSGPYEHMNLDHYFASWFERYCRSFGGTIAGGTSEIQRNIIAQQVLGLPRR from the coding sequence ATGCAGCTGGCTTTCGACACCGACGTCGAGGAGTTCCGCGCCGAGTTCTCCGCGTTTCTCGACGAGCACACCCCTTCTGCCGCAGAGACGTTGGAGCGTCCGCGCTCGGTCTCGCACATGCCGCAGTGGGCCCGCGACTGGCAACGCCTGTTGTTCGACAACGGCTGGTTGCTGCCCGCGCAACCGCCCGAGTTCGGCGGCCGCAACGCCTCGGTGCTGCAGACCTTCGTGCACGCCGAGGAGCTGTGCCGGCGCCGGATCTACCACAGCTTCAACCCGCAGGGCGTCAACATCATCGCCGCTTCGCTGCTGACCTTCGGCACCGACGAGCAGAAGCACCAGTGGGCCGTTCCGGTGCTGCGCGGCGAGCGCACGGCGTCGCTGGGGATGAGCGAGCCGAGCGCGGGATCCGACCTCGCGTCGTTGCGCACCAAGGCGGTTCGCGACGGTAACCATTTCGTCGTCAACGGGCAGAAGGTGTGGACCTCGGGTGCGCACGACGCCGACTTCCTGCTGACGTTCGTGCGCACCGATCCGGATGCCCCCAAGCACAAGGGCATCAGCGTGCTGTTGATCCCGACCGATCTCGAGGGCGTGGTGTGCCTGCCGTTCGCCGACATGACCGGGATCGACAATCTCGACTTCAACGAGGTGTTCTTCACCGACGTGCGCGTGCCGGTCGAGAACCTCGTGGGACCACTCCACGGTGGGTGGGGCGTGGCCAACGGCTCGCTCGGACACGAGCGGACGATGATGTGGCTCGGTTTCGCCGATCGGATCGCCAACTGCATCGCCGACTTCGAGCCCCGCACTGCGCTGGAGCGCGACGCGCTGGCCACCAGCATCATGGACTACGAGGCTCTTCGGCTGCTCGGTTCGGTCGGGATCGCCAAGGCGGCGCGGGGCGAGGTCGACGTGGCGTCAGTGTCGATCCCCAAACTGCTTGGGGCCGAGGCCGAACAACGGATCGAGGGTCTCGCGCTGGAGGCGGCCGGGCCGGAGGGCCTGGTGCACCCCGCCACATCCGGACCGTACGAGCACATGAACCTGGATCACTATTTCGCCAGCTGGTTCGAGCGCTACTGCCGAAGCTTCGGCGGCACCATCGCCGGTGGCACCTCGGAGATCCAGCGCAACATCATCGCCCAGCAGGTGCTGGGGCTGCCCCGGCGCTAG
- a CDS encoding acyl-CoA dehydrogenase family protein produces the protein MLLEFDADQRLWQETVRDAVSKQCPASLIRDIAETGVDPTPLWNSYLDAGWTELTDPENAVELAIVLEELGRATDPTPFLATLTQYAPLVGDRYDADSAGAAVYSGVSANRDAQGWVLSGTDRFVLDGDRADRLAVVTPAGVFLIDADKATTRRVEVFDPVLHVAEVTFAGAQVSEGDRLPTDTERAHHVALMGMAVTMVGACQRILDLVLEHAKSRQQFGVAIGTFQAVQHKATDMYVAIERARALSYFAALTIAADDPRRRLAAAMAKASAGECQTLVFRHGVQLFGAMGFTWENDLQFALKRAKAGELMLGGAAEHRAMIAEEYGRDL, from the coding sequence GTGTTACTTGAGTTCGATGCAGATCAGAGGTTGTGGCAGGAGACCGTGCGCGACGCGGTGTCCAAGCAGTGCCCGGCCTCCCTGATCCGTGACATCGCCGAGACCGGCGTCGATCCGACCCCGTTGTGGAACAGCTATCTGGACGCCGGATGGACCGAGCTGACGGATCCCGAGAACGCCGTCGAGCTGGCGATCGTGCTCGAGGAACTCGGGCGGGCCACCGACCCGACGCCATTCCTGGCCACCCTGACCCAGTACGCGCCACTGGTCGGCGACCGCTACGACGCCGACAGTGCGGGCGCCGCCGTGTACTCGGGGGTGAGCGCCAACCGCGATGCGCAGGGATGGGTGCTGTCCGGCACCGACCGCTTCGTGCTCGACGGCGACCGCGCCGACCGGCTGGCCGTGGTGACCCCGGCCGGAGTCTTCCTGATCGACGCGGACAAGGCCACCACCCGGCGCGTCGAGGTGTTCGACCCGGTCCTGCACGTGGCCGAGGTGACCTTCGCCGGTGCGCAGGTATCCGAGGGCGACCGGCTGCCGACCGACACCGAACGCGCGCATCATGTGGCACTGATGGGTATGGCCGTCACCATGGTCGGCGCCTGCCAGCGCATCCTGGACCTCGTGCTCGAGCACGCCAAGAGTCGCCAGCAGTTCGGCGTGGCGATCGGCACCTTCCAGGCGGTCCAGCACAAGGCGACCGACATGTACGTCGCGATCGAACGCGCCCGCGCGCTGTCCTACTTCGCGGCGCTGACCATCGCCGCAGACGATCCGCGCCGCCGGCTCGCGGCCGCGATGGCCAAGGCGTCCGCGGGGGAGTGCCAGACACTGGTCTTCCGGCACGGCGTGCAACTGTTCGGTGCCATGGGCTTCACGTGGGAGAACGATCTGCAGTTCGCGTTGAAGCGGGCCAAGGCGGGCGAGTTGATGCTCGGTGGCGCCGCCGAGCACCGGGCGATGATCGCGGAGGAATACGGAAGGGATCTGTAG
- a CDS encoding amidohydrolase family protein, giving the protein MKVLGDGSVGAEAGASTPVIDASVHIFCRSNKDLRQNFLQEPFRSRGFPDYEMDWYGAPGGEYADRTEGPDGQYPGSDPEVVAKHLFTDRGVDIAILHPMTRGVMPDRHLGTAIASAHNDMMVTRWLDHPEFGERFRGTLRVNPDDIAGALREIDKYRGHPRIVQLGIPLQSRELYGKPQFWPLWEAAVDAGWPVAVHFEVGSGVALPPTPNGLTRTYEQYVGFTALNFLYHLMNMIAEGVFERMPDLKFVWADGAADLLTPFIWRMDCFGRPHLEQTPWAPRMPSEYLPGHVFFVQGALDGPGDVDFAGEWAGFTGKDDMVMYGSSYPHWQLNELSVPSAYTPEQRDKLAWRNAAQLYGIQSPAISVPAAAQ; this is encoded by the coding sequence GTGAAGGTTCTCGGCGACGGGTCCGTCGGCGCAGAGGCGGGCGCAAGCACCCCGGTCATCGACGCCAGCGTGCACATCTTCTGCCGGTCGAACAAGGACCTACGCCAGAACTTCCTGCAGGAGCCGTTCCGTAGCCGCGGCTTTCCCGACTACGAGATGGACTGGTACGGAGCGCCCGGCGGTGAGTACGCCGACCGGACAGAGGGTCCCGACGGCCAGTACCCGGGTTCGGACCCCGAGGTGGTGGCCAAGCACCTGTTCACCGACCGCGGCGTCGACATCGCGATCCTGCACCCGATGACCCGCGGAGTCATGCCGGATCGGCACCTCGGCACGGCGATCGCGTCGGCGCACAACGACATGATGGTGACGCGCTGGCTGGACCACCCCGAGTTCGGCGAGCGGTTCCGCGGCACGCTGCGGGTCAACCCCGACGACATCGCCGGCGCCCTGCGCGAGATCGACAAGTACCGGGGCCATCCGCGCATCGTCCAACTGGGCATCCCGCTGCAGTCCCGCGAGCTCTACGGCAAGCCCCAGTTCTGGCCCCTGTGGGAGGCGGCGGTCGATGCCGGGTGGCCGGTCGCGGTGCACTTCGAGGTCGGGTCCGGTGTCGCGCTGCCGCCGACGCCCAACGGCCTGACCCGCACCTATGAGCAGTACGTCGGCTTCACGGCGCTGAACTTCCTGTACCACCTGATGAACATGATCGCCGAGGGGGTATTCGAGAGAATGCCCGACTTGAAATTCGTCTGGGCCGACGGTGCCGCGGATCTGCTGACCCCGTTCATCTGGCGGATGGACTGCTTCGGCAGGCCCCACCTGGAACAGACGCCGTGGGCGCCGAGGATGCCCAGCGAATACCTCCCCGGCCACGTCTTCTTCGTCCAGGGCGCCCTCGACGGTCCCGGGGACGTCGATTTCGCCGGCGAGTGGGCGGGATTCACAGGCAAGGACGACATGGTGATGTACGGCTCGAGCTATCCGCACTGGCAGCTCAACGAGCTGTCAGTGCCCAGCGCGTACACCCCCGAGCAGCGCGACAAGCTGGCCTGGCGTAACGCCGCGCAGCTGTACGGGATCCAAAGCCCGGCTATTTCCGTCCCGGCTGCGGCACAGTAG